A region of the Conyzicola lurida genome:
CGCGCCCGCCTCGTGGGCCGACGGGCATCACGTGATCCCGCATTCGCAGGGCGGCCCCACGAACATCGACAACGGCGTGCTGCTCTGCCCGTACCACCACCACAAGCTCCATCGGTCCGGATTCCGGATCCGCATGATCGACGCCCGCCCGCACATGCTGCTGACGCCGGCGATGGACCCCGCTCAGCAGTGGCGGCCGATCGGCAAGTCGCGCATCAAGGCGGTGCAGCTGCGGCGGATTCGGGCGGGGTGAGGGGTTTGGGTCGCATGCCGGGTGCCGTGGCGTTCCGATGCGCTGCGGCGCCCCGGTGGGCCGGATCGCCCCGGTGTGCCGGATCGCCCCGGTAGGCCGGATCGCCCCGGTGTGTCGCGTCAGCGGTGCACCGGATACACCAGGTGCGTTACCCGCTTCGCCTCGATCCGCGTGGTCGGGTCGCCGAGTCGCCAGGTATCGCCGCCGGTGAAGTACGGCCGCCCCGAGCCGAGAATGACGGGCACGAGATCGACCCGAACCTCGTCGAGCAGCCCGGACTCGAGCGCCTGAGATGCCATCTCCCCCGCCGCCACGCTGACGTCGAGGTCGCCGGCGAGACTGCGCGCGACGGCCACGGCCGCGGTGATGCCGTCCGTGACGAAGTGAAAGTTACCCGAGCCCGGATAGGACCAGCCGGCCGGTCTATCGTGGGTGGCGACGACGACCGGCACGTCGTACGGGTGTCGGCCGCGCCAGCCGTCCGTGACGTCGAACAGGCGGCGCCCGACGACCAGCGCCCCGAGACGCGAGGTCAGACGGCGGACATACCGGGCGGATTCCGCGGTCAGATGGAAGGTCAGAGATTCCATCGCGGTCGGGACCTCGATGTCCCCGGCCTCGTACCAGTCGAACAGAGCACCGGGGTTGTCGTCCTCGTAGGCGATGTAGCCGTCGAGCGACATCGACGCGGACGAGTAGACGGTTCCCATGGCGTTCCCCTTCGGTCGGCACCACGGTAGGAGCGGCCCCGGGAACACGTCAACGGGTGAGCGCTTCCTTGCAGTCCCGCAAAGTTGCACTTGCGTAATTTTGCAGTACGCGCAACAATAGACTCATGACAATCGAGAGGCTGGGCCTGCGTGACCGCAAGAGAATCGAGACCCGCCAGCGGCTCGAAGCCTGCGCTGTCGAACTGGTCCTGCGTGACGGCATCGAGAACGCCACTATCGACGCGATCAGCGAACTCGCCGACGTCTCCCCGCGCACGTTCTTCAACTACTTCGACTGCAAAGAGGACGCGATCCTCGGTGTGCGCGACGTGGAGATCACCGATGAACACGTCGCGGCACACATCGCCGAGCACGCAGAGGCCGACGCAATCGAGTCGATCGTGCGTCTCATCCTCACCATGATCGGCACGTCGGTCGGGGAGCACGAGGTCCGCGCCCAGCGGCTCGAGCTCGTCGTGCGGTATCCGCAGCTGATGAGCCGCCGGTTCACCCACATGACGCGGGTCGCCCAACACCTGACGAGCGCCGCGACCGCGATCCTCGCCACCGACGACCGTTTCGCCGACGCGGAGCCGGCCACCGTCGACATCATTCTCACCATCTGCGGATCGGCCGTACGCGTCGCCGTGATGGAACTGGCCGCCGCCCACGGCGAGCCCGACATCGAACAACTGCAACAGCGGGCCACCGGGCTCGTCAGAGAGGTAGTACAGAAACTGCAATGAGCACCGCACAAACGACCGCGCAACCCGCTCCGGGTGCCGCGCAGAACGACCCGGCGATGAAACGCAACATCCTGCTGGTCTTCGGCGGCCTCATGGTCACGATGCTGCTCGCGTCGCTCGACCAGACCATCTTCTCCACCGCCCTCCCGACGATCGTCGGCGAACTCGACGGCGTCGACCACATGCTGTGGGTTACCACCGCGTACATCCTCGCGTCGACCATCATGCTTCCCGTCTACGGCAAGCTCGGCGACCTGATCGGCCGCAAAGGCCTCTTCATCGCCGCGATCGGCCTGTTCATCGCCGGTTCCGTCGTCGGCGGTCTCGCGGACAACATGACCTGGCTCATCGCCGGCCGCGCCATCCAGGGCCTCGGCGGCGGCGGACTGATGATCCTCTCGCAGGCGATCATCGCCGACGTCGTCCCCGCCCGCGAACGCGGCAAGTACATGGGCATCATGGGCGGCGTCTTCGCCCTCTCCTCGGTCGCCGGCCCGCTCCTCGGCGGCTGGTTCACCGAGGGCATCGGCTGGCGTTGGGCGTTCTGGATGAACATCCCCCTCGGCATCCTCGCCATCGCCTCGGCCGTGCTCTTCCTGCGCCTGCCGAAGGTCGACCACGCCAAGCCGCGCATCGACGTCGCCGGCATGGGCCTGCTCGCGATCGCCTCCACCTGCCTCGTGCTCGTCACGACCTGGGGCGGCACCACCTACGACTGGGACTCGCTCGTCATCATCGGCCTCATCGCCGGGTTCGTGATCACCGCCATCGCGTTCGTGATGGTCGAACGCACCGCCGCCGAGCCGATCATGCCGCTGCACCTGTTCAAGGACCGCAACTTCAACCTGACGACGATCGCCGGCCTCATCACCGGTATCGCCATGTTCGGCGCACTCGCCTACCTCCCCACCTACCTCCAGATGGTGACCGGGGTGAACGCGACGCAGGCCGGCTTCCTCATGATCCCGATGATGGCCGCGCTGCTCGTCTCGTCGATCGCGTCGGGCCAGCTCGTCAGCCGCACCGGCCGCTACAAGTGGCTGCCGATCGTCGGAACCTTCATCGTCGCCGTCGCCCTCGTGCTGATGTCGACCATGACCCCCGACCTGCCGATCTGGATCCTCTGCTCCTACCTCGCCGTGATGGGCATCGGTCTGGGTATGAGCATGCAGATCCTCATCCTCATCGTTCAGAACTCGTTCCCGGTACGCGAGGTCGGAACGGCCACCGCGTCGAACAACTACTTCCGCCAGATCGGTGCCTCGCTCGGCGCCGCCATCGTCGGCAGCCTGTTCGTCGCACGCCTCACCGACCTGCTCGCCGAGCGCATGCCGGCCGGCGCTGCCGACGGCGGCGGATCGAACTCGTTCACCCCGGCCATCGTGCGGGACCTCCCCGCTGCGGT
Encoded here:
- a CDS encoding dihydrofolate reductase family protein, translated to MGTVYSSASMSLDGYIAYEDDNPGALFDWYEAGDIEVPTAMESLTFHLTAESARYVRRLTSRLGALVVGRRLFDVTDGWRGRHPYDVPVVVATHDRPAGWSYPGSGNFHFVTDGITAAVAVARSLAGDLDVSVAAGEMASQALESGLLDEVRVDLVPVILGSGRPYFTGGDTWRLGDPTTRIEAKRVTHLVYPVHR
- a CDS encoding MDR family MFS transporter, encoding MSTAQTTAQPAPGAAQNDPAMKRNILLVFGGLMVTMLLASLDQTIFSTALPTIVGELDGVDHMLWVTTAYILASTIMLPVYGKLGDLIGRKGLFIAAIGLFIAGSVVGGLADNMTWLIAGRAIQGLGGGGLMILSQAIIADVVPARERGKYMGIMGGVFALSSVAGPLLGGWFTEGIGWRWAFWMNIPLGILAIASAVLFLRLPKVDHAKPRIDVAGMGLLAIASTCLVLVTTWGGTTYDWDSLVIIGLIAGFVITAIAFVMVERTAAEPIMPLHLFKDRNFNLTTIAGLITGIAMFGALAYLPTYLQMVTGVNATQAGFLMIPMMAALLVSSIASGQLVSRTGRYKWLPIVGTFIVAVALVLMSTMTPDLPIWILCSYLAVMGIGLGMSMQILILIVQNSFPVREVGTATASNNYFRQIGASLGAAIVGSLFVARLTDLLAERMPAGAADGGGSNSFTPAIVRDLPAAVRDVIVGSYNDALTPVFLYMVPLVLVAAILLCFVTEKPLATSIERDVLPESLEVDGASSVAMATASIPTVAADTVSSSTESETDAAAGASRPTGA
- a CDS encoding TetR/AcrR family transcriptional regulator yields the protein MTIERLGLRDRKRIETRQRLEACAVELVLRDGIENATIDAISELADVSPRTFFNYFDCKEDAILGVRDVEITDEHVAAHIAEHAEADAIESIVRLILTMIGTSVGEHEVRAQRLELVVRYPQLMSRRFTHMTRVAQHLTSAATAILATDDRFADAEPATVDIILTICGSAVRVAVMELAAAHGEPDIEQLQQRATGLVREVVQKLQ